Proteins found in one Venturia canescens isolate UGA chromosome 8, ASM1945775v1, whole genome shotgun sequence genomic segment:
- the Fim gene encoding plastin-1 isoform X1, giving the protein MFRVVADLVKKYETRGGVVSGMIAVSLQFDGYTIVKDTRYTKKTLDLTTNVGRTHSYSDSRFCSHAHCQVIDVNRDGFIDLTELRNALDRVGFKMPGYKVRQMIEEYDDKDRPEHKGRLSFEEFEKLCKELKANELGSTFKTVVSKKENLETLGGISEASSEGTTHSVRLEEQLAFSDWINTNLGSDPDLKHLLPIDPEGKTLYDKVKDGILLCKIINHSCPDTIDERTINKKNLTLYKKHENLTLALSSAQAIGCNIVNIDAHDLTKGSPHLVLGLLWQIIRIGLFNQITLENCPGLTTLLQDGERIEDLLKLSPEAILLRWVNHHLEHAGIARRCNNFQSDITDSEIYSHLIKQIGPSGSDVTLEALMEPNHTTRAEIMLQQAAKLGCRSFVTPSDVVNGIYKLNLAFVANMFNNYPGLDKPETNIEGLESVEETREEKTYRNWMNSMGVSPHVNWLYSDLADGLVIFQLCEIIKPGSVKWPRVHKKFTKLRKFMEKLENCNYAVELGKQMNFSLVGIAGQDINDGNATLTLALIWQLMRSYTLSLLTSLSATPGSREVDKEIVRWVNSKLQAAGKNSSIKGFQDYAIANAKPLIDLIDAIKPGTVNYDLVKEGGNESDNLDNAKYAISLARKCGARVYALPEDIAEVKHKMVMTVFACLMAMDYIPNMDSAKQNNVNNVNDANNLNSVNNVNNVNSVDNGQ; this is encoded by the exons ATCGACGTGAACAGAGATGGATTCATCGACTTGACGGAATTACGTAACGCCCTGGACAGGGTCGGCTTCAAAATGCCGGGTTACAAGGTACGCCAAATGATCGAGGAATACGACGACAAGGATCGACCCGAGCACAAAGGACGATTGTCTTTcgaggaatttgaaaaactttgcaaAGAGCTCAAAGCCAATGAACTCGGCTCGACTTTCAAAACGGTTGTATCGAAGAAAGAAAACCTCGAGACTCTCGGCGGAATTTCTGAGGCTTCAAGCGAAGGTACCACTCATTCGGTTCGTCTCGAGGAACAATTGGCTTTCAGCGATTGGATCAATACCAATCTCGGATCCGACCCTGATCTCAAACACTTATTGCCCATTGATCCCGAGGGAAAGACCCTCTATGACAAGGTCAAGGATGGCATACTGTTGTG CAAAATCATTAATCACTCGTGCCCGGACACGATAGACGAGAGGACGATaaacaaaaagaatttgaCGTTGTACAAGAAGCACGAGAATCTGACACTGGCATTGTCCTCGGCTCAGGCGATCGGCTGTAACATCGTCAACATCGATGCTCACGACTTGACAAAAGGAAGTCCGCATTTGGTGCTCGGTTTGCTCTGGCAGATCATAAGGATTGGTCTGTTCAATCAAATAACTTTGGAGAACTGTCCGGGACTGACAACGTTGTTGCAAGACGGCGAGAGGATCGAGGACCTCTTGAAATTGTCACCGGAAGCTATATTGTTGCGTTGGGTAAATCATCATCTCGAGCACGCCGGTATTGCTCGTAGATGCAACAATTTCCAATCGGACATCACCGACTCGGAGATATATTCGCATTTGATAAAACAAATTGGACCGAGCGGCAGTGACGTTACTCTCGAGGCACTGATGGAGCCGAATCATACGACGCGAGCGGAAATAATGTTGCAACAAGCCGCCAAATTGGGCTGTCGAAGTTTCGTCACACCGAGCGACGTTGTCAACGGCATTTACAAGCTCAATCTTGCCTTCGTTGCTAACATGTTCAACAATTATCCGGGGCTCGACAAGCCCGAGACGAATATCGAGGGTCTTGAGTCCGTTGAGGAaacgagggaggaaaaaacttACAGAAATTGGATGAATTCGATGGGTGTCTCGCCCCACGTTAATTGGCTCTATTCCGATTTGGCCGACGGCCTTGTGATATTTCAACTCTGTGAAATCATAAAACCCGGCTCTGTCAAATGGCCACGGGTAcacaaaaaatttacaaaattacgAAAGTTCATggagaaattggagaattgcaaTTACGCGGTCGAGCTTGGCaaacaaatgaatttctcactgGTCGGCATCGCCGGACAGGACATTAACGACGGAAACGCGACGTTGACTCTCGCCCTCATTTGGCAATTGATGAGATCATATACGCTATCGTTACTTACTTCCCTCTCAGCGACACCTGGAAGTCGAGAAGTCGATAAAGAAATCGTCCGATGGGTCAATTCGAAGCTTCAAGCCGCTGGTAAAAATAGCAGCATCAAAGGTTTCCAGGATTACGCTATCGCCAACGCTAAGCCCTTGATCGATCTCATCGACGCCATCAAACCTGGCACTGTCAACTATGATCTCGTTAAAGAGGGAGGCAACGAATCG GACAATTTGGATAACGCCAAATACGCAATCTCATTGGCGAGAAAATGTGGAGCGAGGGTTTACGCCTTGCCTGAGGATATTGCCGAAGTAAAGCACAAAATGGTTATGACGGTATTCGCCTGTTTAATGGCGATGGATTATATACCCAACATGGATTCGGCGAAGCAGAACAACGTCAATAATGTCAACGACGCGAATAACCTCAACAGCGTAAACAACGTCAATAATGTAAACAGCGTCGACAACGGTCAATAA
- the Fim gene encoding plastin-3 isoform X3 — protein MATAIDDRQELLEHFENIDVNRDGFIDLTELRNALDRVGFKMPGYKVRQMIEEYDDKDRPEHKGRLSFEEFEKLCKELKANELGSTFKTVVSKKENLETLGGISEASSEGTTHSVRLEEQLAFSDWINTNLGSDPDLKHLLPIDPEGKTLYDKVKDGILLCKIINHSCPDTIDERTINKKNLTLYKKHENLTLALSSAQAIGCNIVNIDAHDLTKGSPHLVLGLLWQIIRIGLFNQITLENCPGLTTLLQDGERIEDLLKLSPEAILLRWVNHHLEHAGIARRCNNFQSDITDSEIYSHLIKQIGPSGSDVTLEALMEPNHTTRAEIMLQQAAKLGCRSFVTPSDVVNGIYKLNLAFVANMFNNYPGLDKPETNIEGLESVEETREEKTYRNWMNSMGVSPHVNWLYSDLADGLVIFQLCEIIKPGSVKWPRVHKKFTKLRKFMEKLENCNYAVELGKQMNFSLVGIAGQDINDGNATLTLALIWQLMRSYTLSLLTSLSATPGSREVDKEIVRWVNSKLQAAGKNSSIKGFQDYAIANAKPLIDLIDAIKPGTVNYDLVKEGGNESDNLDNAKYAISLARKCGARVYALPEDIAEVKHKMVMTVFACLMAMDYIPNMDSAKQNNVNNVNDANNLNSVNNVNNVNSVDNGQ, from the exons ATCGACGTGAACAGAGATGGATTCATCGACTTGACGGAATTACGTAACGCCCTGGACAGGGTCGGCTTCAAAATGCCGGGTTACAAGGTACGCCAAATGATCGAGGAATACGACGACAAGGATCGACCCGAGCACAAAGGACGATTGTCTTTcgaggaatttgaaaaactttgcaaAGAGCTCAAAGCCAATGAACTCGGCTCGACTTTCAAAACGGTTGTATCGAAGAAAGAAAACCTCGAGACTCTCGGCGGAATTTCTGAGGCTTCAAGCGAAGGTACCACTCATTCGGTTCGTCTCGAGGAACAATTGGCTTTCAGCGATTGGATCAATACCAATCTCGGATCCGACCCTGATCTCAAACACTTATTGCCCATTGATCCCGAGGGAAAGACCCTCTATGACAAGGTCAAGGATGGCATACTGTTGTG CAAAATCATTAATCACTCGTGCCCGGACACGATAGACGAGAGGACGATaaacaaaaagaatttgaCGTTGTACAAGAAGCACGAGAATCTGACACTGGCATTGTCCTCGGCTCAGGCGATCGGCTGTAACATCGTCAACATCGATGCTCACGACTTGACAAAAGGAAGTCCGCATTTGGTGCTCGGTTTGCTCTGGCAGATCATAAGGATTGGTCTGTTCAATCAAATAACTTTGGAGAACTGTCCGGGACTGACAACGTTGTTGCAAGACGGCGAGAGGATCGAGGACCTCTTGAAATTGTCACCGGAAGCTATATTGTTGCGTTGGGTAAATCATCATCTCGAGCACGCCGGTATTGCTCGTAGATGCAACAATTTCCAATCGGACATCACCGACTCGGAGATATATTCGCATTTGATAAAACAAATTGGACCGAGCGGCAGTGACGTTACTCTCGAGGCACTGATGGAGCCGAATCATACGACGCGAGCGGAAATAATGTTGCAACAAGCCGCCAAATTGGGCTGTCGAAGTTTCGTCACACCGAGCGACGTTGTCAACGGCATTTACAAGCTCAATCTTGCCTTCGTTGCTAACATGTTCAACAATTATCCGGGGCTCGACAAGCCCGAGACGAATATCGAGGGTCTTGAGTCCGTTGAGGAaacgagggaggaaaaaacttACAGAAATTGGATGAATTCGATGGGTGTCTCGCCCCACGTTAATTGGCTCTATTCCGATTTGGCCGACGGCCTTGTGATATTTCAACTCTGTGAAATCATAAAACCCGGCTCTGTCAAATGGCCACGGGTAcacaaaaaatttacaaaattacgAAAGTTCATggagaaattggagaattgcaaTTACGCGGTCGAGCTTGGCaaacaaatgaatttctcactgGTCGGCATCGCCGGACAGGACATTAACGACGGAAACGCGACGTTGACTCTCGCCCTCATTTGGCAATTGATGAGATCATATACGCTATCGTTACTTACTTCCCTCTCAGCGACACCTGGAAGTCGAGAAGTCGATAAAGAAATCGTCCGATGGGTCAATTCGAAGCTTCAAGCCGCTGGTAAAAATAGCAGCATCAAAGGTTTCCAGGATTACGCTATCGCCAACGCTAAGCCCTTGATCGATCTCATCGACGCCATCAAACCTGGCACTGTCAACTATGATCTCGTTAAAGAGGGAGGCAACGAATCG GACAATTTGGATAACGCCAAATACGCAATCTCATTGGCGAGAAAATGTGGAGCGAGGGTTTACGCCTTGCCTGAGGATATTGCCGAAGTAAAGCACAAAATGGTTATGACGGTATTCGCCTGTTTAATGGCGATGGATTATATACCCAACATGGATTCGGCGAAGCAGAACAACGTCAATAATGTCAACGACGCGAATAACCTCAACAGCGTAAACAACGTCAATAATGTAAACAGCGTCGACAACGGTCAATAA
- the Fim gene encoding plastin-3 isoform X2 translates to MEMQNMPKWDVVEEYLKDLVYLFELIDVNRDGFIDLTELRNALDRVGFKMPGYKVRQMIEEYDDKDRPEHKGRLSFEEFEKLCKELKANELGSTFKTVVSKKENLETLGGISEASSEGTTHSVRLEEQLAFSDWINTNLGSDPDLKHLLPIDPEGKTLYDKVKDGILLCKIINHSCPDTIDERTINKKNLTLYKKHENLTLALSSAQAIGCNIVNIDAHDLTKGSPHLVLGLLWQIIRIGLFNQITLENCPGLTTLLQDGERIEDLLKLSPEAILLRWVNHHLEHAGIARRCNNFQSDITDSEIYSHLIKQIGPSGSDVTLEALMEPNHTTRAEIMLQQAAKLGCRSFVTPSDVVNGIYKLNLAFVANMFNNYPGLDKPETNIEGLESVEETREEKTYRNWMNSMGVSPHVNWLYSDLADGLVIFQLCEIIKPGSVKWPRVHKKFTKLRKFMEKLENCNYAVELGKQMNFSLVGIAGQDINDGNATLTLALIWQLMRSYTLSLLTSLSATPGSREVDKEIVRWVNSKLQAAGKNSSIKGFQDYAIANAKPLIDLIDAIKPGTVNYDLVKEGGNESDNLDNAKYAISLARKCGARVYALPEDIAEVKHKMVMTVFACLMAMDYIPNMDSAKQNNVNNVNDANNLNSVNNVNNVNSVDNGQ, encoded by the exons ATGGAGATGCAAAATATGCCGAAATGGGACGTCGTCGAAGAGTACCTTAAAGATCTGGTCTACCTGTTCGAATTA ATCGACGTGAACAGAGATGGATTCATCGACTTGACGGAATTACGTAACGCCCTGGACAGGGTCGGCTTCAAAATGCCGGGTTACAAGGTACGCCAAATGATCGAGGAATACGACGACAAGGATCGACCCGAGCACAAAGGACGATTGTCTTTcgaggaatttgaaaaactttgcaaAGAGCTCAAAGCCAATGAACTCGGCTCGACTTTCAAAACGGTTGTATCGAAGAAAGAAAACCTCGAGACTCTCGGCGGAATTTCTGAGGCTTCAAGCGAAGGTACCACTCATTCGGTTCGTCTCGAGGAACAATTGGCTTTCAGCGATTGGATCAATACCAATCTCGGATCCGACCCTGATCTCAAACACTTATTGCCCATTGATCCCGAGGGAAAGACCCTCTATGACAAGGTCAAGGATGGCATACTGTTGTG CAAAATCATTAATCACTCGTGCCCGGACACGATAGACGAGAGGACGATaaacaaaaagaatttgaCGTTGTACAAGAAGCACGAGAATCTGACACTGGCATTGTCCTCGGCTCAGGCGATCGGCTGTAACATCGTCAACATCGATGCTCACGACTTGACAAAAGGAAGTCCGCATTTGGTGCTCGGTTTGCTCTGGCAGATCATAAGGATTGGTCTGTTCAATCAAATAACTTTGGAGAACTGTCCGGGACTGACAACGTTGTTGCAAGACGGCGAGAGGATCGAGGACCTCTTGAAATTGTCACCGGAAGCTATATTGTTGCGTTGGGTAAATCATCATCTCGAGCACGCCGGTATTGCTCGTAGATGCAACAATTTCCAATCGGACATCACCGACTCGGAGATATATTCGCATTTGATAAAACAAATTGGACCGAGCGGCAGTGACGTTACTCTCGAGGCACTGATGGAGCCGAATCATACGACGCGAGCGGAAATAATGTTGCAACAAGCCGCCAAATTGGGCTGTCGAAGTTTCGTCACACCGAGCGACGTTGTCAACGGCATTTACAAGCTCAATCTTGCCTTCGTTGCTAACATGTTCAACAATTATCCGGGGCTCGACAAGCCCGAGACGAATATCGAGGGTCTTGAGTCCGTTGAGGAaacgagggaggaaaaaacttACAGAAATTGGATGAATTCGATGGGTGTCTCGCCCCACGTTAATTGGCTCTATTCCGATTTGGCCGACGGCCTTGTGATATTTCAACTCTGTGAAATCATAAAACCCGGCTCTGTCAAATGGCCACGGGTAcacaaaaaatttacaaaattacgAAAGTTCATggagaaattggagaattgcaaTTACGCGGTCGAGCTTGGCaaacaaatgaatttctcactgGTCGGCATCGCCGGACAGGACATTAACGACGGAAACGCGACGTTGACTCTCGCCCTCATTTGGCAATTGATGAGATCATATACGCTATCGTTACTTACTTCCCTCTCAGCGACACCTGGAAGTCGAGAAGTCGATAAAGAAATCGTCCGATGGGTCAATTCGAAGCTTCAAGCCGCTGGTAAAAATAGCAGCATCAAAGGTTTCCAGGATTACGCTATCGCCAACGCTAAGCCCTTGATCGATCTCATCGACGCCATCAAACCTGGCACTGTCAACTATGATCTCGTTAAAGAGGGAGGCAACGAATCG GACAATTTGGATAACGCCAAATACGCAATCTCATTGGCGAGAAAATGTGGAGCGAGGGTTTACGCCTTGCCTGAGGATATTGCCGAAGTAAAGCACAAAATGGTTATGACGGTATTCGCCTGTTTAATGGCGATGGATTATATACCCAACATGGATTCGGCGAAGCAGAACAACGTCAATAATGTCAACGACGCGAATAACCTCAACAGCGTAAACAACGTCAATAATGTAAACAGCGTCGACAACGGTCAATAA